From the Solanum lycopersicum chromosome 10, SLM_r2.1 genome, one window contains:
- the LOC101256726 gene encoding phosphoglycerate mutase-like protein AT74: MGNNNSSNRTKERQWPKRIILVRHGESEGNEDKHVYTVVPDHKVQLTEKGKEQAKNAGELIRSVVGNCKVYFYVSPFLRTRETLNEISASFSGNEIIGVREECRLREMDYAKFQNTEKMEEYKKERERYGKFFYRFPHGESAADVYDRVSGFIESMWRDIEMEEICESDSDNLNIVIISHGLTIRILLMRLFKWTAEQVESLISPENGEIRILEFGHQGKYSLALHHDDKTLEKWGLSPQMIFDQKQRA, from the exons ATGGgaaacaacaacagcagcaacagAACTAAGGAGAGGCAATGGCCGAAAAGGATCATATTGGTGCGGCATGGTGAAAGTGAAGGTAACGAAGACAAACATGTGTACACCGTTGTGCCTGACCATAAAGTGCAACTTACAGAGAAAGGCAAAGAGCAAGCCAAAAATGCTGGAGAGCTTATCCGAAGCGTGGTTGGAAACTGCaaagtatatttttatgtatctcCATTCTTACGCACACGTGAAACATTGAATGAGATAAGTGCATCATTTTCCGGCAACGAAATCATTGGGGTAAGGGAAGAATGCAGATTGAGAGAAATGGATTATGCTAAATTTCAGAATACAGAGAAGATGGAGGAGTATAAAAAGGAAAGAGAGAGATATGGCAAGTTCTTCTACCGCTTTCCCCATGGAGAATCTGCCGCCGATGTCTACGATCGGGTTTCAG GTTTCATTGAATCGATGTGGAGGGATATAGAGATGGAGGAAATATGTGAAAGTGATAGCGACAATctgaatattgttataattagtCACGGACTTACCATTAGAATTTTGCTGATGAGATTGTTCAAATGGACGGCAGAACAAGTGGAAAGCTTAATAAGTCCAGAAAATGGTGAGATTCGTATCTTGGAATTTGGACATCAAGGCAAGTATAGTCTAGCATTACATCATGATGATAAAACATTAGAGAAATGGGGACTCTCTCCACAAATGATTTTTGATCAAAAGCAGAGGGCTTAG